A window of Candidatus Bathyanammoxibius amoris genomic DNA:
TCTATCAAATTCTAAGCGCACGTTCTTACCCTCCACCAGCCGCCGGTTGTATTCTTTCATTACATCGCCCAGGCTCTCTTCTGTTTCGGCTGTATCTATTCCTATGTACCGGACCCGTTCTCCATTTGCGAGCACAATAGTATCGCCGTCAATCACCCTGGAGACCAGCCAAGAGTCGGAGGCTAAGGCGGGAAGGGCTAAAAAGAAAATCAGAAATTGACATAACGTGGATACTCTCATTTAGAAGTACCGTCTTTTTCCTTAAAGGCATCCGGATACAAAGACTCTAGGGATGGTGGCTTTTCTTTGGAAGAAGCTGGCGTATTTGCCAGTTCACTAAGTGTTCTTCGGTATTTTGCAAGTTGCTGTTTCGCATGAAGGAGACTTTTCTTGTCTTCTTTCCACATCTCATTCCAAAATTCAAGCAGCATTGTTATTTCTTCTATTTCTTCACGTATTGTTTGGGTTGCTTCTTCTCTGGCTTTTTTTGGGCTGTATCCCAGTGATATATAGAAATTAACTTGTTGGGCCATATCTAAATTAAGAGTTATCTTCTTCTTTTTTAATTCGAGAGCTGCATCTTGCATCAAACTCTCAGAAAAAGCAACTTGTGCCTCTAAATCTTTAACCTCTTTTGCCCAATATTCTTCGGGTGTGAGCTGTTTCCCGCATGATGAAAAGCAGATAACAAGAGGAACTATTAAAGCTATTAGGAAAAAACGCACGTAGCCCCCTTTCTAAAGCCCTCTCCACACAAGACCCTCAGCTTTAAAGACAATCATCTTTCGGGAATTGCGAGCTGGACTATATTGCTTGGCGGAAGAGGTTT
This region includes:
- a CDS encoding thermonuclease family protein: MRVSTLCQFLIFFLALPALASDSWLVSRVIDGDTIVLANGERVRYIGIDTAETEESLGDVMKEYNRRLVEGKNVRLEFDRDRHDRYGRLLAYVYVDDLFVNALLVKQGLARVMTVKPNVRYKEYFKQLELEAKKARRGIWSK